One window of Populus nigra chromosome 5, ddPopNigr1.1, whole genome shotgun sequence genomic DNA carries:
- the LOC133695165 gene encoding trihelix transcription factor GT-2-like, giving the protein MLGDSSVLASSSDVATTATRVVPEGGEVCEVGDAGGFGSNSTEEDKNMGGDHEGDRMNYGANRWPRLETLALLKIRSAMDAVFRDSSLKGPLWEEVSRKLAELGYHRSAKKCKEKFENLYKYHKRTKEGRTGKSEGKTYKFFDELEAFQNHHSHSAQPPTIFAPPLPPPKAQTPTATTATLPWTNSPAIVSHVTVQSTTNPIDILSQGIATPTTIHTISPMPLSSNSLNPSQDTLPSSLQNLATHLFSSSTSSSTASDEKLEGSRKRKRKRNWKDFFLRLTRDVFKKQEDLQKKFLETVEKCEHERMAREDAWRMKEMARMNRQHEILIQERSTAAAKDAAVFAFLQKISGQQNSTETQAIPQPKPTQPPPTQPPQPRPPPTSLEPVTNLVVSKWDNGENVPVSSSSRWPKVEVQALISLRADLDIKYQEQGAKGPLWEDISAGMQKLGYNRSAKRCKEKWENINKYFKKVKESNSKRSGDSKTCPYFDQLDALYKEKNKMESRASTGYAVKPISTMEPLMVRPEQQCPFEQANQPETIIEDNERDINIDHNIEEDDDDDMDDDTEEEDEGVGFEVVANRPASLTNGE; this is encoded by the exons ATGCTAGGTGATTCAAGTGTGCTAGCAAGCTCTAGTGATGTTGCGACCACCGCGACTAGGGTCGTCCCTGAAGGTGGTGAAGTTTGCGAAGTTGGCGATGCAGGTGGTTTTGGTTCAAATTCAACCGAAGAAGATAAGAATATGGGCGGTGATCATGAAGGTGACCGGATGAATTATGGTGCAAACCGGTGGCCTAGACTAGAGACTTTGGCCTTACTGAAGATAAGGTCCGCTATGGATGCAGTGTTTCGGGACTCAAGTCTAAAAGGTCCATTATGGGAAGAGGTTTCCAG GAAACTAGCTGAGCTTGGTTATCATCGGAGTGCCAAGAAATGCAAGGAGAAATTCGAGAACTTATACAAATACCACAAGCGAACCAAAGAAGGCCGAACTGGTAAATCCGAAGGCAAAACTTACAAGTTTTTTGATGAATTAGAAGCTTTTCAAAATCACCATTCACATTCAGCACAACCGCCAACAATATTCGCACCGCCGCTGCCACCACCAAAAGCTCAAACTCCAACCGCAACAACTGCCACATTGCCGTGGACTAATAGTCCTGCTATCGTCTCTCATGTTACTGTTCAATCGACAACAAACCCTATCGATATCTTGTCTCAAGGCATTGCTACACCGACAACCATCCACACAATTAGTCCGATGCCTTTATCTTCAAATTCCCTGAATCCTTCTCAAGATACTTTACCATCTTCTTTACAAAACCTTGCTACACATCTTTTTTCTAGTTCTACTTCATCATCAACAGCATCAGATGAAAAATTGGAAGGAAgtaggaaaagaaagagaaagagaaattgGAAGGACTTTTTCCTGAGGCTAACGAGAGATGTCTTCAAGAAGCAAGAGGATTTGCAGAAGAAGTTTTTGGAAACGGTAGAGAAATGCGAGCATGAAAGAATGGCACGCGAAGATGCTTGGAGAATGAAAGAGATGGCAAGAATGAATAGACAACATGAAATTTTAATCCAAGAACGATCCACGGCGGCGGCAAAAGATGCTGCAGTTTTTGCATTCCTGCAAAAGATATCGGGACAGCAAAACTCAACGGAAACACAAGCAATTCCACAACCCAAACCAACACAGCCACCTCCAACACAGCCACCTCAGCCTAGGCCACCACCCACCAGTCTGGAACCGGTTACAAACTTGGTGGTTTCAAAATGGGATAATGGAGAGAATGTTCCTGTATCCAGCTCTTCTAGATGGCCAAAAGTGGAAGTTCAAGCTCTTATTAGTCTTAGAGCCGATCTTGATATTAAGTATCAAGAGCAAGGAGCTAAAGGGCCTTTATGGGAGGATATCTCAGCTGGAATGCAAAAGCTTGGATATAATAGGAGTGCAAAGAGATGCAAAGAGAAATGGGAGAATATAAACAAGTATTTCAAGAAAGTAAAAGAGAGCAACAGCAAGAGGTCTGGAGATTCAAAAACTTGTCCATACTTCGACCAGCTCGATGCTCTATacaaggagaaaaataaaatggaaagcaGAGCCAGCACAGGTTATGCTGTCAAGCCCATTAGCACGATGGAGCCATTAATGGTACGCCCGGAACAACAATGCCCTTTTGAACAAGCAAACCAGCCTGAGACAATCATTGAAGATAACGAAAGAGATATTAACATCGATCACAATAtcgaagaagatgatgatgatgatatggATGATGATACTGAGGAAGAAGATGAGGGAGTTGGTTTTGAAGTAGTAGCAAACAGACCAGCTTCATTGACCAATGGTGAGTAA